The genomic stretch GCTCGCATTGATCAACTGATGATTCAGCGTGAACGTTTCTTGTCTCTGCAATAAGTGTAATTGATTAGCAAAGACTCGAAACCAAAAATAAAAGCACGCTCAACGAATACAATGAAGCCACTCGAATGGCTTCTACTGAATAACGAAATCAAAAATAATAATGAGGAAGAAACATGTCTGTCGTGATTTATCATAACCCACGTTGCTCAAAGAGCCGTCAAACGCTTGAACTGCTTGAAACAAACGGTGTACAGCCTGAAGTTATTAAGTACCTAGATACGCCTTTAACTGTTGAGCAGCTGAAAGTGCTTTTCACTCAACTGGGTTTTGACAGTGTTCGCGAGATGATGCGTACCAAAGAAGCGGATTACAAAGAAGCAAACTTGGGTGATGCATCTGTCACTGATGAAGACCTTTTCTCAGCAATGGCAACCAATCCAAAACTGTTCGAGCGCCCTGTGGTTGTTGCGAACAACAAAGCAAAGATTGGTCGTCCACCAGAGCAAGTATTAGAGATTCTGTAATCCAATATGAGCATTAACATTCTTGTTCTTTATTACAGCCGTCACGGCAACACACAAGCTTTAGCAAGACAGATTGCACGAGGGGTGGAGTCCATCCCTGAGTGTGAAGCTATGCTGAGAACAGTGAACGACGTGTACACGGTAGAAGAGCAGCCCGATTCGCGTCATCAGCCAACCGACCCTATTGCGACATTACAAGAGCTGCGTTCTTGCGATGGTTTAGCGTTAGGTAGTCCGGTTTGGTTTGGTAACATGGCAGGGCCAATGAAGCACTTTTGGGATAGCACGACATCACTGTGGATCAATGGCGATCTTATCGATAAACCAGCTTGTGTTTTTACTTCTTCTTCATCACTGCATGGCGGCCAAGAAACGACACAGCAAAGCATGATGTTGCCACTTCTTCACCACGGCATGTTAGTCGTAGGCATCCCCTACTCAGAGCCTGCGTTGCACACCACTCAAACCGGTGGCACACCTTACGGTGCAAGCAGTACAGGAGAGAGTGCTTCATTGAGTAAAGAAGAGATTGAGTTGGCACAGAATCTAGGTAAACGCTTAGCGCGCATCGCCATCAACCAGAAGGGAATTTCTCAATGATGTATATGGCTGACAGGGCTATGTCTCCCAAGACAAAGTTATTCCGCTACCTTGCTTTAGCTGGCAACTTATTACTATTAGGTTGGGTTGTGGCGTGGCAGATGACACTTTCCCCGCATCCGCACCTGAGTAACACCACACTTGCGATTGCTTGGGCGGTACCGCTATTACTGCCATTACCGGGCATCCTAGCTGGTAAACCTTATACGCATGCTTGGGCGAACTTCGTCCTAATGCTCTACTTCCTACATGCATTAACCATCTTGTATATAGACGGTGGTGAACGCTTGCTAGCGGCTGTAGAGCTGCTTCTAACGACATTAGGCTTTGCGGGTAATATCTTATTCACTCGTTTTCGTGCCAAAGAGTTAGGCATCAAGCTGAAGCGTCTTTCTGAAGTAGAAAAGAAAGAGAAAGCGAAATTCGAGCAGTAATATTGATTGATTACTCTTGAACTGACACTCGATAAACAAAAAGCCCTGCAGGATTGCTCTTGCAGGGCTTTTTTAGTGTTTCGTTTTAATCAGTGCTGTCAGCAGACAATTACGAACGAACCCATTCGTATACCAAGCTTGGCTTAGCATGCACTGGCGCAATGATGCTTAACTCTTCCGTGTTAGATTCGTCTAGCGTTGCATCAGAAGTACTTGTTAGCTCAGCATCTGTAGATACCTCACTGCCCTTAACCACTTGCACACCTGAGTTAGTTTCGTCGCCTGTCACAGTGTTCGCTGAGTCATCACCCACAGACATAGTGTTGTCTTGCGTTTCAAACTCAGGGCTAACTTCAGGTTCAATGTAAGACTCTTCAACTTTCGCGACTTGACGAATGCTTTCAACTTCTTGTTCAAACTCTTGTTGAGTCGACAATAAGTGGATACGGAAAGTCACTTCGTTATTTTGAATCTTAAGGATATCTAGGCTTGCAACCGAGTTTAGACGCTTAAGTGCGTTCTCCAATTGGAAGAAATCTTGAGCATTATTCAAGCTAATAAACTGCGTTAAAATCGACTCTGATGATTCACTTGCTACCGTCACAGCACTCTTGCCTGCGTAGTAGTTACTGATTTGGTCGACGAGCTTCTTAGACGTTGTTGCGCTGTTACCCGACAAAGAACCACTTACTGGCGATGTTGGTGCGCTCGTCAATTGACTTGGTTTTTGATCGTACAGAGTCCAACGTAGACCTGAAGATTGAGCCTTAATAACCAACACAGCATCAACAGGATAACGTTGACTTGCTTTACTGATTGGCGTGACAAAACTGCCCCATAAATCAGAAGTCGCAATACCCGTAATATCGTCAAAATCACCCACAGGAAGCGTCAAAGGCAAGCCACGCTCTTTTGCATTCGCTTGTAAGCCTGCAGCCAGTTGTGAGTTCGAGTGCTCCCACACAATATTTTTGTCGTAGCTGTCTTCTTCTACGAGCCAAACCAAGATGTTTGAACGAGTATCAGGCCAATACGGCAATTGCGCTTGAGTTAATAGAGAACGGATTTGAGCACCGTTAAAACGCATACGCAATGTTGATTGGTCATTGCTTTCGCCAAAACTCATTTGAGACATGTACTGAGCACTCTTACGCATGGCCTTTTGAATCGTTTCATTTGAAGCGACATCAGTTTGGCCAGTCGCACGTATCAATACCTGCTCCATACCTGTATTTCTTGCCACTTGTTCTGGCTGTTTGTCTTCAGCGTTAATCGCAACTTCAGCACTAAAGATATCTACTTGAGTTAAGGCATAACTCGGAGAGGCTAATAGTCCCATCAACAACAATGCTATGTAGCGCATATTGATCCTAATATTCAAAGCTTGTGCCTTGATGATAAGCAACTATGGATTGAGGGGCAAGGTCGATAGCGCCCACTGTGTTTAATAACCACAAAATATCACCTGGCCATGATAAATCGCTAACTTATAAACTGAATTTTCCGAGCTTAGATAGATATAAAACATCACTAAGATAAATAAATTTGATCTATCTGGTGTAGCAATCGATTGCTAAGTGATAGAATCCCGCGAATTTTATTTTTCACTTTTCATATAACGACCATTTTTAAGGACATATCATGAAAAATGCTTTGCAAGGTGCGCAAATGCTGTTCGTAGCTTTTGGTGCGCTTGTACTCGTGCCGCTACTAACAGGACTTGATCCTAACGTTGCACTCTTTGGCGCAGGTATCGGTACCCTTTTATTCCAACTTATTACACGCCGTTCAGTGCCAATCTTCTTAGCGTCTTCTTTTGCATTCATCGCTCCTATCATGTTTGGTATTCAAACATGGGGCGTTGGCGCAACCATGGGTGGCCTTATGGCGGCAGGTGTTGTGTATGTATTGATGGGTGCATTGATTAAAGTAAGAGGCGTTGGCTTCATTCATAAGCTACTTCCACCCGTCGTCGTTGGCCCTGTAATCATGGTTATCGGTTTAGGTCTAGCGCCTGTTGCGGTAAACATGGCACTTGGTAAAACTGGCGATGGTGCGGTTCAGCTTGTTGATGCAGACGCAGCACTGTGGATCTCTTCGATTTCACTGCTAGTAACGATTGTCATCAGTGTATTCTCGAAAGGCTTCCTAAAACTACTGCCTATCTTTGGTGGTATTGTTGCAGGTTACATCACCAGCCTGGTATACGGCGCGGTAGACTTCACACCAGTAGCTCAAGCGTCTTGGTTGGCATTGCCAAACTTCACAGCACCTGAGTTCAACATCAACGCTATCTTCTTCATGGTATTTGTTGCGATTGCACCAGCCGTTGAGCACGTTGGTGACATGCTTGCGATTTCTAACGTAACAGGCAAAGACTACCTTAAAAAGCCAGGCTTACACCGCACTATCACAGGTGACGGTGTGGCAACAATCGCAGCTTCTATGCTGGGCGCTCCGCCAAACACTACTTACAGTGAAGTAACTGGCGCAGTAATGCTGACGAAAGCATTCAATCCAGTGATCATGACTTGGGCTGCTGTTACTGCCATCGTTCTTGCATTGGTTGGTAAGCTAGGCGCACTACTTCAAACGATTCCGGTTCCAGTAATGGGCGGCATCATGATTCTGCTGTTTGGCTCTATCGCAACCGTTGGTCTTAACACGCTAATCAAGAACAACGTTGACCTGCACAAATCACGTAACCTTGTGATTGTGGGCATTACTTTAGTCTTTGGTATTGGCGGCATGGCCTTTGGTATCGGTGACTTCAGCCTACAGGGCGTAAGCTTGTGCGGTATCGTAGCGATTCTACTTAACCTAGCGCTTCCAGAAGAACTAGGTGACAACACTGTGGTAGACAAAGCTCAAATCGATTAATCTTGCGGTAAGGCTAGATTCAAAAAAATCACAAACCAACAAGATCAAAAAAGGGAGAGCATCGAATGCTCTCCCTTTTTATTAATACGGTTAATTCAGCGAGTTAAGAAACGGTTTAGAGTCGCTTAAGCTGAAACCGAATTACTTAGTACCGAAGATCTTATCACCAGCATCGCCAAGACCAGGAACAATGTAGCCCTTGTCGTTTAGCTTCTCATCGATTGCAGCAGTGTAAAGCTCAACGTCTGGGTGCGCTTTTTCTAGAGCAGCGATACCTTCAGGAGCAGCAACAAGCACAAGAATCTTAAAGTGCTTACAACCTTTCTCTTTCATCAGGTCGATAGTCGCGATCATAGAACCACCTGTCGCAAGCATTGGGTCTACCACTAGAGCAATACGCTCGTCGATGTTAGATGCAAGCTTGTTGAAGTATGGTACTGGCTCAAGCGTTTCTTCGTCACGGTAGATACCAACAACACTGATACGTGCACTTGGGATGTGCTCAAGAACGCCGTCCATCATGCCTAGACCAGCACGTAGGATTGGCACTACAGTTACTTTTTTACCTTTAATTTGGTCAACTTCAACTGGACCGTTCCAACCGTTAATAGTTACACGCTCAGTTTCAAAGTCTGATGTCGCTTCGTATGTTAGAAGGCTACCCACTTCTGTCGCTAGCTCACGAAAACGCTTAGTGCTAATCTCACCTTCACGCATCAGGCCAATTTTATGTTTTACTAGCGGGTGTTTCACTTCAACAACTTTCATTTCCAACTCCGGCAATATTTAAACAAACCTGTAGATTATACACGAACTTTGTGGTTATTTCAGAATCTTTATTCTAATAAAAAAAACCACGCAAACGTTTGCTCTTCGTAATCAAGCCCTGTTAGAATAGCGCCGTTTTCACATCCAACTTAAGTTCGAGGACTATCCCGTGAGTGGTAATACTTCTTCTCTAAGCTACAAAGACGCTGGTGTTGATATCGACGCAGGTAATGCACTAGTAGACCGTATTAAAGGTGCTGTTAAACGCACTCGTCGCCCTGAAGTAATGGGCGGTATTGGTGGCTTTGGCGCCCTATGTGAACTTCCAACGAAATATAAAGAGCCGGTACTTGTTTCAGGTACTGATGGTGTTGGTACTAAACTTCGCCTTGCTTTGGATCTGAAAAAACACGACACCATTGGTATCGATCTAGTGGCAATGTGTGTGAACGACCTAATCGTTCAAGGTGGTGAGCCGCTATTCTTCCTAGATTACTACGCAACAGGTAAGCTAGATGTAGATACAGCAGCAGACGTTGTTTCTGGTATCGCTGAAGGTTGTGTTCAAGCTGGTTGTGCACTAATCGGCGGTGAAACGGCTGAAATGCCAGGCATGTACGAAGGCGACGACTACGACGTAGCTGGCTTCTGTGTTGGTGTTGTAGAAAAAGCTGACATCATCGACGGTACTAAAGTAGCTGCAGGCGACGCACTTATCGCTGTTGGCTCAAGCGGTCCACACTCAAACGGTTACTCTTTGATTCGTAAAGTTCTAGAAGTTTCCGGTGCTGATAAGAACGAAGAACTAGAAGGTCGCACTATCGGTGAACACCTACTAGAACCAACTAAGATTTACATCAAATCAGCACTTAAGATGATTGCTGAGCATGACATTCATGCTATCTCGCACATCACAGGTGGTGGTTTCTGGGAAAACATCCCACGCGTACTTCCTGAAGGTACTAAAGCAGTGATTGATGGTAAGAGCTGGGAATGGCCTGCTGTCTTCAGCTGGCTACAAGAGAAAGGTAACGTGGAAACATTCGAAATGTACCGCACTTTCAACTGTGGTGTTGGCCTAGTTGTTGCTCTACCTAAAGATCAAGCAGACGCTGCTGTTGAACTACTGAAAGCTGAAGGCGAAAACGCTTGGGTTATCGGTGAGATCGCAAACGCTGAAGCGGGCGAAGAGCAAGTTGAAATCAAATAAGTGATACGTTCACTTACTTAGTTAATCAATGGGGACCTAATGGTCCTCATTTTGCTATTTGGCCCGCAAAAAACCTTAGTTTATGTAGGTAATATAGATACCAATTGTAGTAAATAACTGGTCATCCTAGCTTGTTAAAACGCTCGATCACGTCGTTAGAAATTTTGATTGTAGGATAACTACTTATCTAAAATTTCTTCCTTGTTCTCAAGCCTTTTTCCTGCACTATTTATGAGCACTTACTTACTGTGATTGGTATAAACTCCCGTTAATCAATCGTATGACCCACTCTATGAAAAACAATCACTCAAATAAAACCAGTCACTCTCAGAAAAACATCGTTGTGTTAGTTTCAGGAAGCGGAAGTAACTTACAGGCAATCTTGGATGCCTGCGATAGCGATATGATTGATGCGTCAGTTAAAGCTGTCTTCTCAAACAAAGCAGAGGCTTTTGGATTAGAGCGAGCGAAAACCGCAGGTGTAGACGCTCACTCAGTGAATCCAAAAGATTTTGGCTCACGTGAAGAGTTTGACCATGAATTGATGGTTCAGATCGATGCTTACCAGCCAGATTTAATTGTACTCGCTGGCTACATGCGAATCCTGAGTTCAGAGTTTGTTCGTCACTATGCAGGGAAAATGGTCAACATCCACCCTTCTCTGTTACCGAAATACCCAGGCCTACACACCCACCAGCGTGCCATTGATGCGCAAGACAAAGAACACGGTACTAGTGTCCACTTTGTTACCGAAGAGCTCGATGGCGGCCCTGTGATCTTGCAAGCTAAGGTGCCGGTGTTTGAAGACGATGACGCTGATATGTTGGCAAGCCGAGTGCTGACTCAAGAACATTGCATTTACCCTATGGTTTGCAAGTGGTTCGCGGAAGACCGTTTATCAATGCTAAATGGACAGGCTGTGTTAGACGGTAAGGCACTAGGCAAACACGGTTACGCAGAAGAGTAATTCGTCATACGACTCTCATGCGACAAATTGCTTAAAAACAAAAAGGCCGCTTACTGACTGATTAGTGCAGTAAGCGGCCTTTCCATGTTCAGGTTAAAGCAATACGATTTATAGCATTAACTTAATGGCTCTGTCGGTGCTTGGCTCGCGACCTTTTTCGGCGCATAAGCAACATCTTCTAACGCTTGATGGTTATTACCAATCAGCTCACCAAAATGAAACAGTGCGTATTCGCCTGGCTTCATTCTAAACCACTCTTCATTATCCGTAAGAGGTTGAGTTGCTACCACCGTAACTACATCATTTGGCGTGGTCTCTTCTTGGAAGTTAATCTCAACGTCTTCATCAATTAAGCTCGCTTTGCCAAAAGGCGCGCGTCTAGTTATCCAGTACAAATGGTTAGTACAGTAAGTCATAACATACTCACCATCACTCAATAACATGTTGAAAACGCCCTTCTCGCGTAGCTTGTCACAGCACTCGGCCACGAAACGAAACATACCTTCCATGTCTTGAGGTGGTTCAGGGAAACGCTCTTCAAGTTGTTTCAATAGCCAACAAAAAGAGAGCTCACTGTCCGTTTCACCGACAGGTCTAAAACGCCCACTCACCAGATCATCATAATCTGATAGTTGACCATTATGAGCAAAGGTCCAGTATCGCCCCCAAAGCTCACGGGTAAAAGGGTGTGTATTTTCTAGATTAACGCCACCACGGTTGGCTTGACGGATATGACTGACAACAGCTTGGCTTTTAATTGGGTAGTTTTGAACCAACTCAGCGATCTTAGATTCACAGCTCGGATTCGGATCTTTAAAGGTGCGAAAACCCTTACCCTCATAAAAGGTAATACCCCAGCCATCACGATGCGGGCCAGTATTGCCTCCACGCTGCATAAGACCAGTAAAGCTAAAACAAATATCAGTTGGCACATTCGCGCTCATACCGAGCAATTCACACATGGTTTAATCTACTCCCTATTAAAACCAATGGAGCCACAAAGCTGGGCTCCAAATGTCTGTATAACTATTATTCCATCTCTTTTTCAACAAGCTGAATCACAATGTGGATGATCTTAATGTGAATCTCTTGGATGCGATCTGCGTAGCCAAAGTGTGGCACTCGGATTTCAATATCCGCACAACCCGCCATTTTACCGCCATCTTTACCCGTCAATGCAATAGTCTTCATTCCTTTCGCTTGAGCCGCTTCAATCGCTTTTAGAATATTGGCAGAGTTACCTGAAGTCGACAGGCCGAACAACACATCGCCTTTACGACCGACCGCTTCTACATAACGAGAAAATACGTGGTCGTAGCCAAAATCATTACTCACACAAGATAAGTGGCTAGGGTCTGAAATCGCAATGCCAGCGTAGCCCGGACGATTTTCACGGTATCGGCCTGTTAGCTCTTCCGCGAAGTGCATCGCATCACAGTGTGAGCCACCGTTACCACAAGAAAGCACTTTGCCTTCTTGTTTGAATGAGTCAGCAATCAGTTTTGCAGCCGCTTCAATTTGAGCGATGTTGTGATCATCACTCAAGAACTTGTTAAGAACGTCAGCAGCTTCGTTCAATTCACTTTTGATTAGGTCTTGGTACATAAGGCTTATCTCTTATATTTTTTTACGCAACTTAAGGTACGTGAAATGAGAGCTGAGGGTTTTTCCCTCTTTTACCTGAGTTTACCCACAAACATGAAATAGTGTCGACACTTAAGCCCAAAGATTGCCACCTTAATTAATATCTCACTGCAGAACCGTCCAATTATTCACCACCAACCTCTCACAATTAGAATTTTAACTCTATTAAGATCACTTTTTACCCAATTTAGAGTTTTACAAATATTTAATATTTTGTTTACACTTAACTGGTTAGACCTCTTACCTAAAATCATAACGATAAGTGATCTCTGAAAAGGAAATCGATCATGAACATATTGCTCTCCCTACTCGGCATGACAGCCATCTTAGGCGTCTGTCTTTATCATAGAGTTAGTCTGGTACGCGCGTTAATCGTATTAACTGGCGCGATGGTAGCATTAACACTGTTTGGCGGTGTGGCTGTTACTGGCTGGCTATGCTACTTGTTAGCCGTTGCGATGTTTGCAGTCCCAACCATTCGCCAAACTTTAATCAGTCAAAAAGCACTCTCTTTATTTAAGAAAGTTCTACCGGCAATGTCCCAGACAGAAAAAGAAGCACTGGAAGCTGGCACAGTATGGTGGGAAGCAGAGCTGTTCAAGGGCAAGCCTGAGTGGAAAAAGCTGCAAAACATTGCTGATCCGAAACTCTCTGAAGCAGAGCAAGCGTTTTTAGATGGTCCAGTTAATGAAGTGTGCGAAATGGTCAATGATTACCAAGTGACACATGAACTTGCTGATTTGCCACCGGAAGTATGGCAATACTTGAAAGACCATAAATTCTTCGCCATGATCATCAAGAAAAAATACGGTGGTTTAGAATTCTCAGCTTACGCTCAATCTCTGGTTCTACAGAAGCTAACGGGCGTGTCTAGCGTATTATCATCGACAGTTGGCGTACCTAACTCATTAGGCCCAGGTGAGCTATTACAACACTACGGAACAGAAGAACAAAGAAACCATTACCTTCCTCGCTTAGCTGAAGGTAAAGAGATCCCTTGTTTTGCCCTAACAAGCCCAGAAGCAGGCTCTGATGCGGGCTCTATCCCTGATTACGGCGTGGTATGTAAAGGTGAGTGGCAAGGTGAAGAAGTTCTGGGCATGCGCCTAACTTGGAACAAGCGTTACATCACTCTAGCGCCTGTCGCGACTGTTTTAGGTTTGGCCTTTAAACTGCGCGACCCGGATGGCCTACTTGGTGACCAAAAAGATCTTGGCATCACATGTGCTCTCATCCCAACAGATTTAAAAGGCGTTGAGATTGGCAACCGCCACTTCCCACTCAACGTACCTTTTCAAAATGGTCCAACTCAAGGTGACGATATCTTCGTCCCTATCGATTTCATCATTGGTGGTCAGAAAATGGCAGGCCAAGGTTGGCGTATGCTGGTTGAATGTCTGTCGGTGGGTCGTGGTATCACACTACCATCTAACTCAACAGGTGGTATCAAAACAGCCGCGCTTGCTACTGGTGCTTACGCTCGTATCCGTCGTCAATTCAAACAACCTATTGGACGTATGGAAGGAGTTGAAGAGCCACTTGCACGCCTAGCTGGTAATGCTTACGTAATGGATGCAGCAAGTAACCTCACCGTTGCGGGTATCGACCTTGGCGAAAAACCTTCAGTTATCTCTGCCATCGTTAAGTACCACTGTACTCACCGCGGCCAACGCAGCATCATTGATGCAATGGATATCGTAGGCGGTAAAGGTATTTGCTTGGGCCCGTCGAACTTCCTAGCTCGTGGCTACCAAGGTTCACCTATCGCGATTACCGTTGAAGGCGCAAACATCCTAACTCGCTCAATGATCATCTATGGTCAAGGCGCGATTCGTTGTCACCCTTACGTTCTTAACGAAATGGAAGCGGCTTACTCTGAAAGCAGTGATGCTCTAGATAAATTTGATTCAGCGTTAGCAGGACACGTTAGCTTTACTATGAGTAACCTAGTCCGCAGCTTGTGGTTTGGTTTAACTGATGGCCGTGGTTCAGATACCCCTACGCCAGCCAATAAAACTGACAAACAAACACAACGTTACTACCAACAACTGAACCGTTACAGTGCAAACCTAGCGCTACTGTCTGATATTTCAATGGCTGTGTTAGGCGGTTCACTGAAACGCAGAGAACGCCTATCTGCAAGGCTGGGCGACATCCTGAGTCAATTGTACTTAGGTTCAGCAACGCTGAAACGCTTTGAGAGCGAAGGCAGCCACGCTGAAGATCTACCGCTAGTACATTGGGGGATGCAAGATAGCTTACGTCAAACTGAGGTGGCGATTGATGAGTTCTTGGCGAACTTCCCTAACCCTGTGGTTGGTCGTCTGCTGCGTGTTGTGCTCATGCCATTTGGTCGCATTCGTCGCGCACCAAACGACAAGCTGGATAGCCAAGTTGCGCACATCCTGCAA from Vibrio pomeroyi encodes the following:
- a CDS encoding DUF2066 domain-containing protein — encoded protein: MRYIALLLMGLLASPSYALTQVDIFSAEVAINAEDKQPEQVARNTGMEQVLIRATGQTDVASNETIQKAMRKSAQYMSQMSFGESNDQSTLRMRFNGAQIRSLLTQAQLPYWPDTRSNILVWLVEEDSYDKNIVWEHSNSQLAAGLQANAKERGLPLTLPVGDFDDITGIATSDLWGSFVTPISKASQRYPVDAVLVIKAQSSGLRWTLYDQKPSQLTSAPTSPVSGSLSGNSATTSKKLVDQISNYYAGKSAVTVASESSESILTQFISLNNAQDFFQLENALKRLNSVASLDILKIQNNEVTFRIHLLSTQQEFEQEVESIRQVAKVEESYIEPEVSPEFETQDNTMSVGDDSANTVTGDETNSGVQVVKGSEVSTDAELTSTSDATLDESNTEELSIIAPVHAKPSLVYEWVRS
- the purN gene encoding phosphoribosylglycinamide formyltransferase, translating into MKNNHSNKTSHSQKNIVVLVSGSGSNLQAILDACDSDMIDASVKAVFSNKAEAFGLERAKTAGVDAHSVNPKDFGSREEFDHELMVQIDAYQPDLIVLAGYMRILSSEFVRHYAGKMVNIHPSLLPKYPGLHTHQRAIDAQDKEHGTSVHFVTEELDGGPVILQAKVPVFEDDDADMLASRVLTQEHCIYPMVCKWFAEDRLSMLNGQAVLDGKALGKHGYAEE
- the lpcA gene encoding D-sedoheptulose 7-phosphate isomerase, encoding MYQDLIKSELNEAADVLNKFLSDDHNIAQIEAAAKLIADSFKQEGKVLSCGNGGSHCDAMHFAEELTGRYRENRPGYAGIAISDPSHLSCVSNDFGYDHVFSRYVEAVGRKGDVLFGLSTSGNSANILKAIEAAQAKGMKTIALTGKDGGKMAGCADIEIRVPHFGYADRIQEIHIKIIHIVIQLVEKEME
- a CDS encoding DUF2069 domain-containing protein, coding for MMYMADRAMSPKTKLFRYLALAGNLLLLGWVVAWQMTLSPHPHLSNTTLAIAWAVPLLLPLPGILAGKPYTHAWANFVLMLYFLHALTILYIDGGERLLAAVELLLTTLGFAGNILFTRFRAKELGIKLKRLSEVEKKEKAKFEQ
- a CDS encoding uracil-xanthine permease family protein translates to MKNALQGAQMLFVAFGALVLVPLLTGLDPNVALFGAGIGTLLFQLITRRSVPIFLASSFAFIAPIMFGIQTWGVGATMGGLMAAGVVYVLMGALIKVRGVGFIHKLLPPVVVGPVIMVIGLGLAPVAVNMALGKTGDGAVQLVDADAALWISSISLLVTIVISVFSKGFLKLLPIFGGIVAGYITSLVYGAVDFTPVAQASWLALPNFTAPEFNINAIFFMVFVAIAPAVEHVGDMLAISNVTGKDYLKKPGLHRTITGDGVATIAASMLGAPPNTTYSEVTGAVMLTKAFNPVIMTWAAVTAIVLALVGKLGALLQTIPVPVMGGIMILLFGSIATVGLNTLIKNNVDLHKSRNLVIVGITLVFGIGGMAFGIGDFSLQGVSLCGIVAILLNLALPEELGDNTVVDKAQID
- the fadE gene encoding acyl-CoA dehydrogenase FadE; translation: MNILLSLLGMTAILGVCLYHRVSLVRALIVLTGAMVALTLFGGVAVTGWLCYLLAVAMFAVPTIRQTLISQKALSLFKKVLPAMSQTEKEALEAGTVWWEAELFKGKPEWKKLQNIADPKLSEAEQAFLDGPVNEVCEMVNDYQVTHELADLPPEVWQYLKDHKFFAMIIKKKYGGLEFSAYAQSLVLQKLTGVSSVLSSTVGVPNSLGPGELLQHYGTEEQRNHYLPRLAEGKEIPCFALTSPEAGSDAGSIPDYGVVCKGEWQGEEVLGMRLTWNKRYITLAPVATVLGLAFKLRDPDGLLGDQKDLGITCALIPTDLKGVEIGNRHFPLNVPFQNGPTQGDDIFVPIDFIIGGQKMAGQGWRMLVECLSVGRGITLPSNSTGGIKTAALATGAYARIRRQFKQPIGRMEGVEEPLARLAGNAYVMDAASNLTVAGIDLGEKPSVISAIVKYHCTHRGQRSIIDAMDIVGGKGICLGPSNFLARGYQGSPIAITVEGANILTRSMIIYGQGAIRCHPYVLNEMEAAYSESSDALDKFDSALAGHVSFTMSNLVRSLWFGLTDGRGSDTPTPANKTDKQTQRYYQQLNRYSANLALLSDISMAVLGGSLKRRERLSARLGDILSQLYLGSATLKRFESEGSHAEDLPLVHWGMQDSLRQTEVAIDEFLANFPNPVVGRLLRVVLMPFGRIRRAPNDKLDSQVAHILQTPSETRSRIGRGQYLADTQYNAVGKIEKALEVILQAEPLFDKVCKETHQKRAFLRLDLVAEQGLEKGILTQEEADLLISAEQHRLYTINVDDFSPEELAAKPQYPGQSIDNVA
- the arsC gene encoding arsenate reductase (glutaredoxin) (This arsenate reductase requires both glutathione and glutaredoxin to convert arsenate to arsenite, after which the efflux transporter formed by ArsA and ArsB can extrude the arsenite from the cell, providing resistance.), which encodes MSVVIYHNPRCSKSRQTLELLETNGVQPEVIKYLDTPLTVEQLKVLFTQLGFDSVREMMRTKEADYKEANLGDASVTDEDLFSAMATNPKLFERPVVVANNKAKIGRPPEQVLEIL
- a CDS encoding class II glutamine amidotransferase, which translates into the protein MCELLGMSANVPTDICFSFTGLMQRGGNTGPHRDGWGITFYEGKGFRTFKDPNPSCESKIAELVQNYPIKSQAVVSHIRQANRGGVNLENTHPFTRELWGRYWTFAHNGQLSDYDDLVSGRFRPVGETDSELSFCWLLKQLEERFPEPPQDMEGMFRFVAECCDKLREKGVFNMLLSDGEYVMTYCTNHLYWITRRAPFGKASLIDEDVEINFQEETTPNDVVTVVATQPLTDNEEWFRMKPGEYALFHFGELIGNNHQALEDVAYAPKKVASQAPTEPLS
- the upp gene encoding uracil phosphoribosyltransferase, which encodes MKVVEVKHPLVKHKIGLMREGEISTKRFRELATEVGSLLTYEATSDFETERVTINGWNGPVEVDQIKGKKVTVVPILRAGLGMMDGVLEHIPSARISVVGIYRDEETLEPVPYFNKLASNIDERIALVVDPMLATGGSMIATIDLMKEKGCKHFKILVLVAAPEGIAALEKAHPDVELYTAAIDEKLNDKGYIVPGLGDAGDKIFGTK
- the purM gene encoding phosphoribosylformylglycinamidine cyclo-ligase; amino-acid sequence: MSGNTSSLSYKDAGVDIDAGNALVDRIKGAVKRTRRPEVMGGIGGFGALCELPTKYKEPVLVSGTDGVGTKLRLALDLKKHDTIGIDLVAMCVNDLIVQGGEPLFFLDYYATGKLDVDTAADVVSGIAEGCVQAGCALIGGETAEMPGMYEGDDYDVAGFCVGVVEKADIIDGTKVAAGDALIAVGSSGPHSNGYSLIRKVLEVSGADKNEELEGRTIGEHLLEPTKIYIKSALKMIAEHDIHAISHITGGGFWENIPRVLPEGTKAVIDGKSWEWPAVFSWLQEKGNVETFEMYRTFNCGVGLVVALPKDQADAAVELLKAEGENAWVIGEIANAEAGEEQVEIK
- the wrbA gene encoding NAD(P)H:quinone oxidoreductase; translated protein: MSINILVLYYSRHGNTQALARQIARGVESIPECEAMLRTVNDVYTVEEQPDSRHQPTDPIATLQELRSCDGLALGSPVWFGNMAGPMKHFWDSTTSLWINGDLIDKPACVFTSSSSLHGGQETTQQSMMLPLLHHGMLVVGIPYSEPALHTTQTGGTPYGASSTGESASLSKEEIELAQNLGKRLARIAINQKGISQ